A window of Primulina tabacum isolate GXHZ01 chromosome 4, ASM2559414v2, whole genome shotgun sequence contains these coding sequences:
- the LOC142542394 gene encoding uncharacterized protein LOC142542394 isoform X1 — protein MGRLRAKSDYEGIRNARISENQARLASLGLQKTILELRSLSSSAKSERTLVRKYCKVDYRSTPLRRSARLSGKSPTSQGELELLKVRGSTGNSKEKNPGNGFRGRPKRGGSLLAISPEALARRCERKGRGSMYNPGNSKEKNHGNGFRGRPKRGGSLLMISPEALARRCERKGRGSLYNPVYGICCHFCRQKKLCGEEDCKHCGYLDMDEPCTGKTDCSNCHSSNGILCRACLKVRYGEEMEEVRANKEWICPHCVEDKGVNLFGYVIVHCCLKQRKMVPTGIAIYRARKMGYKSVAHMLMEELARADKSRR, from the exons ATGGGAAGACTGCGAGCAAAATCTGATTACGAAGGAATCAGAAACGCCCGTATTTCTGAAAACCAG GCTCGATTGGCTTCTTTGGGCCTGCAAAAGACCATCTTGGAACTGCGTTCCCTTTCATCTTCGGCCAAATCTGAAAGAACCCTAGTCAGAAAATACTGTAAAGTTGATTACAGATCCACCCCTTTGCGCCGTTCCGCCCGATTGAGTGGAAAATCACCCACGTCTCAAG GGGAATTGGAGCTTTTGAAAGTTAGGGGTAGTACTGGAAACAGCAAGGAAAAAAATCCTGGAAATGGATTTCGGGGGAGGCCTAAAAGGGGAGGGAGCTTGCTCGCGATTTCACCGGAAGCTTTGGCTCGACGTTGTGAGAGAAAAGGCAGGGGGAGTATGTATAATCCTGGAAACAGCAAGGAAAAAAATCATGGAAATGGATTTCGGGGGAGGCCTAAAAGGGGAGGGAGCTTGCTCATGATTTCACCGGAAGCTTTGGCTCGACGTTGTGAGAGAAAAGGCAGGGGGAGTTTGTATAATCCTGTCTATGGCATTTGCTGCCATTTCTGCAG GCAAAAGAAACTGTGTGGTGAAGAAGACTGCAAACATTGTGGTTATCTTGACATGGACGAACCATGTACAG GCAAAACCGACTGCTCAAATTGTCATTCTAGTAATGGTATTCTTTGCCGAGCTTGTCTCAAGGTCAGGTATGGTGAAG AAATGGAGGAAGTTAGGGCGAACAAAGAATGGATTTGCCCTCACTGCGTGGAAGACAAAGGAGTCAACCTTTTTGGATATGTAATAG TTCATTGCTGCCTGAAGCAGCGAAAGATGGTTCCAACCGGGATAGCGATATACAGAG CTCGAAAAATGGGATACAAATCAGTGGCGCATATGTTGATGGAGGAGCTTGCACGAGCTGATAAAAGTAGACGATGA
- the LOC142542394 gene encoding uncharacterized protein LOC142542394 isoform X3, producing the protein MGRLRAKSDYEGIRNARISENQARLASLGLQKTILELRSLSSSAKSERTLVRKYCKVDYRSTPLRRSARLSGKSPTSQGELELLKVRGSTGNSKEKNPGNGFRGRPKRGGSLLAISPEALARRCERKGRGSMYNPGNSKEKNHGNGFRGRPKRGGSLLMISPEALARRCERKGRGSLYNPVYGICCHFCRQKKLCGEEDCKHCGYLDMDEPCTGKTDCSNCHSSNGILCRACLKVRYGEEMEEVRANKEWICPHCVEDKGVNLFGYVIAAKDGSNRDSDIQSSKNGIQISGAYVDGGACTS; encoded by the exons ATGGGAAGACTGCGAGCAAAATCTGATTACGAAGGAATCAGAAACGCCCGTATTTCTGAAAACCAG GCTCGATTGGCTTCTTTGGGCCTGCAAAAGACCATCTTGGAACTGCGTTCCCTTTCATCTTCGGCCAAATCTGAAAGAACCCTAGTCAGAAAATACTGTAAAGTTGATTACAGATCCACCCCTTTGCGCCGTTCCGCCCGATTGAGTGGAAAATCACCCACGTCTCAAG GGGAATTGGAGCTTTTGAAAGTTAGGGGTAGTACTGGAAACAGCAAGGAAAAAAATCCTGGAAATGGATTTCGGGGGAGGCCTAAAAGGGGAGGGAGCTTGCTCGCGATTTCACCGGAAGCTTTGGCTCGACGTTGTGAGAGAAAAGGCAGGGGGAGTATGTATAATCCTGGAAACAGCAAGGAAAAAAATCATGGAAATGGATTTCGGGGGAGGCCTAAAAGGGGAGGGAGCTTGCTCATGATTTCACCGGAAGCTTTGGCTCGACGTTGTGAGAGAAAAGGCAGGGGGAGTTTGTATAATCCTGTCTATGGCATTTGCTGCCATTTCTGCAG GCAAAAGAAACTGTGTGGTGAAGAAGACTGCAAACATTGTGGTTATCTTGACATGGACGAACCATGTACAG GCAAAACCGACTGCTCAAATTGTCATTCTAGTAATGGTATTCTTTGCCGAGCTTGTCTCAAGGTCAGGTATGGTGAAG AAATGGAGGAAGTTAGGGCGAACAAAGAATGGATTTGCCCTCACTGCGTGGAAGACAAAGGAGTCAACCTTTTTGGATATGTAATAG CAGCGAAAGATGGTTCCAACCGGGATAGCGATATACAGAG CTCGAAAAATGGGATACAAATCAGTGGCGCATATGTTGATGGAGGAGCTTGCACGAGCTGA
- the LOC142542396 gene encoding dual specificity protein phosphatase PHS1-like isoform X2 — protein sequence MQVTVNSGGVVFFALFNQPENNEPSSTEAAAVIKFSSSRMATQSERLGYEFAKWLGVQTPQARVIHNSSSEWLQIKEAAEKAKDAAMRERDEIGEMTCSELLEALELSRGLLLMNYVHGSPLLECSNAFESLEAAEKTSAALGRILMLDLVIRNEDRLPCRHLRWRGNFANLLLSEKVVRVNNDALEVAFNSAIKKYRPKVIRALQKERRATSVDCRFSPPHPGLVSQSSDISDITESPKSGTMSVASLALNESSGSDLHIVAIDSGVPRRPPAGKLASDQANYPKLVELLINCPEYASDLLREITGGKLESLPLDTDTETDLRRNEINSVVVEFRNGFRAALRDLQGFHMFLLTLNQKLDSLLRAFLNIIDKSSGDLDKEDLVVPESPSLAKEMEVHCPSPGTDSILVDDNSNLNDLESQRTPPRPPSSGFKESSEYSPIPRDSSHGKFSKGSGEPLGSLRLTSKIRDFYRFAKVDAELNKELEKWNDMLKNDAVKLCQENNFITGFFEGSDSHGVVDAYELKVRLEHILERIGLISDAANTEKPSEISAGLFIGGALAARSVYTLQHLGITHILCLCSNEIGQSDSQFPEFFEYQNFYIYDNEDANISNIFQEAHDFIDSVEQIRGKVLVHCFEGKSRSATLVLAYLMLRKNFSLLEAWNALKRVHRRAQPNDGFARILLNLDRKLHGRVSMEWQQRRPTMKVCPICGKIAGLSSNSLKLHLQKAHKKLSSGSVDSAMTMEIRKALDALKISRGGSVSPTQRQSHSMIDE from the exons A TGCAGGTCACTGTTAATTCTGGTGGCGTGGTGTTTTTCGCTCTATTCAACCAACCAGAAAACAACGAACCTTCTTCCACGGAAGCTGCAGCTGTTATAAAGTTCTCCTCATCAAGGATGGCCACCCAGTCTGAACGACTTGGGTATGAATTTGCGAAGTGGCTCGGTGTTCAAACTCCACAA GCTAGAGTCATTCACAATTCAAGTTCTGAATGGCTGCAAATTAAGGAGGCTGCAGAAAAAGCAAAAGATGCAGCTATGAGAGAaagggatgagattggtgagatgACGTGTTCAGAACTCCTGGAAGCTCTGGAGCTTAGTCGCGGCCTTTTACTTATGAA TTATGTGCATGGATCTCCTCTGTTGGAATGTTCAAATGCATTTGAGTCACTTGAAGCTGCAGAAAAGACTTCCGCAGCCCTGGGAAGAATTTTGATGTTGGACCTTGTTATAAGAAATGAGGATCGTCTACCTTGTCGCCATCTCAGGTGGCGTGGGAACTTTGCCAATTTACTCTTGTCTGAAAAAGTAGTTAGAGTAAACAACGATGCTCTGGAGGTAGCTTTTAATTCTGCAATCAAGAAATATAGACCCAAAGTGATTCGGGCACTTCAAAAAGAAAGAAGAGCAACTTCTGTTGACTGTAGATTTAGCCCTCCTCATCCAGGATTGGTATCACAGTCTTCTGATATTTCCGACATAACCGAATCTCCAAAATCTGGTACTATGAGTGTAGCGAGTCTCGCTTTGAATGAGTCATCTGGTTCTGATTTGCATATTGTGGCAATCGACTCTGGAGTTCCTCGGAGGCCGCCAGCAGGGAAACTTGCAAGTGACCAAGCAAATTACCCGAAGCTCGTCGAGCTACTCATAAACTGCCCCGAGTATGCGTCAGACTTGTTGCGTGAAATAACTGGAGGAAAACTAGAATCTTTACCACTTGATACCGATACCGAGACTGATTTACGCAGAAATGAAATAAATTCAGTTGTGGTTGAATTCAGAAATGGGTTTCGAGCAGCACTCAGAGACTTGCAGGGATTTCACATGTTTCTTCTCACACTTAACCAGAAACTAGATAGTTTGTTACGTGCTTTTCTCAATATCATTGACAAATCTTCTGGAGACCTTGACAAAGAGGATTTGGTGGTTCCTGAATCCCCGTCACTTGCTAAAGAGATGGAGGTCCATTGTCCTTCCCCAGGCACGGATAGTATTCTTGTTGATGACAATTCGAATTTGAATGATTTAGAATCACAGCGAACACCTCCCAGGCCACCATCTTCTGGATTTAAAGAAAGTTCTGAATATTCTCCGATACCACGTGATAGTTCACATGGGAAATTTAGTAAAGGAAGTGGTGAACCATTAGGTAGCTTGAGATTAACGTCAAAGATTCGCGACTTTTACCGATTTGCAAAG GTGGATGCAGAATTAAATAAAGAATTGGAAAAATGGAACGATATGCTTAAAAACGATGCAGTTAAACTTTGCCAGGAAAACAATTTCATCACTGGATTTTTTGAAGGTAGTGATAGCCATGGTGTGGTGGATGCTTATGAGTTGAAG GTGAGGCTTGAACACATTCTCGAGAGAATAGGGTTGATATCTGATGCAGCAAATACTGAAAAACCAtcagaaatctcagctggtcTGTTCATTGGCGGTGCACTCGCTGCTCGATCCGTATACACTCTGCAGCATTTAGGGATTACCCACATTTTGTGCCTGTGCTCCAATGAAATTGGGCAGTCAGATTCTCAGTTTCCTGAGTTTTTTGAATACCAAAATTTTTAT ATATATGATAATGAAGACGCAAATATCAGTAATATCTTTCAAGAAGCTCATGATTTCATTGACAGTGTTGAACAAATTCGTGGGAAAGTTCTGGTTCACTGCTTTGAAGGAAAGAGTAGAAGTGCGACTCTAGTTCTGGCTTATTTAATGCTCCGGAA AAACTTTTCTCTATTGGAAGCATGGAATGCACTGAAAAGAGTTCATCGTAGAGCCCAACCTAATGATGGCTTTGCGAGGATTCTTTTAAACCTGGATCGAAAGTTGCACGGCAGAGTTTCTATGGAATGGCAACAACGCAGACCAACAATGAAGGTTTGCCCCATCTGTGGAAAGATTGCTGGCTTAAGCAGCAATTCTTTGAAGCTTCATTTACAGAAAGCTCACAAGAAACTATCATCCGGCAGTGTGGACAGTGCTATGACTATGGAGATACGGAAGGCTTTGGATGCACTCAAAATAAGTCGAGGAGGAAGTGTCAGCCCGACTCAGAGACAATCTCATTCCATGATCGATGAATAG
- the LOC142542394 gene encoding uncharacterized protein LOC142542394 isoform X4, translated as MGRLRAKSDYEGIRNARISENQARLASLGLQKTILELRSLSSSAKSERTLVRKYCKVDYRSTPLRRSARLSGKSPTSQGELELLKVRGSTGNSKEKNPGNGFRGRPKRGGSLLAISPEALARRCERKGRGSMYNPGNSKEKNHGNGFRGRPKRGGSLLMISPEALARRCERKGRGSLYNPVYGICCHFCRQKKLCGEEDCKHCGYLDMDEPCTGKTDCSNCHSSNGILCRACLKVRYGEEMEEVRANKEWICPHCVEDKGVNLFGYVIAKDGSNRDSDIQSSKNGIQISGAYVDGGACTS; from the exons ATGGGAAGACTGCGAGCAAAATCTGATTACGAAGGAATCAGAAACGCCCGTATTTCTGAAAACCAG GCTCGATTGGCTTCTTTGGGCCTGCAAAAGACCATCTTGGAACTGCGTTCCCTTTCATCTTCGGCCAAATCTGAAAGAACCCTAGTCAGAAAATACTGTAAAGTTGATTACAGATCCACCCCTTTGCGCCGTTCCGCCCGATTGAGTGGAAAATCACCCACGTCTCAAG GGGAATTGGAGCTTTTGAAAGTTAGGGGTAGTACTGGAAACAGCAAGGAAAAAAATCCTGGAAATGGATTTCGGGGGAGGCCTAAAAGGGGAGGGAGCTTGCTCGCGATTTCACCGGAAGCTTTGGCTCGACGTTGTGAGAGAAAAGGCAGGGGGAGTATGTATAATCCTGGAAACAGCAAGGAAAAAAATCATGGAAATGGATTTCGGGGGAGGCCTAAAAGGGGAGGGAGCTTGCTCATGATTTCACCGGAAGCTTTGGCTCGACGTTGTGAGAGAAAAGGCAGGGGGAGTTTGTATAATCCTGTCTATGGCATTTGCTGCCATTTCTGCAG GCAAAAGAAACTGTGTGGTGAAGAAGACTGCAAACATTGTGGTTATCTTGACATGGACGAACCATGTACAG GCAAAACCGACTGCTCAAATTGTCATTCTAGTAATGGTATTCTTTGCCGAGCTTGTCTCAAGGTCAGGTATGGTGAAG AAATGGAGGAAGTTAGGGCGAACAAAGAATGGATTTGCCCTCACTGCGTGGAAGACAAAGGAGTCAACCTTTTTGGATATGTAATAG CGAAAGATGGTTCCAACCGGGATAGCGATATACAGAG CTCGAAAAATGGGATACAAATCAGTGGCGCATATGTTGATGGAGGAGCTTGCACGAGCTGA
- the LOC142542397 gene encoding uncharacterized protein LOC142542397: MASVSAACSIFGTSMQIPLKSNSRQITIQNTRMVSFGWATTGAGLPRNIRVPRFQICALKSETVDKICGIVKEQLALTADVAVTPDSKFSDLGADSLDTVEIVMKLEEEFDITVPEDNSGNIATIKEAAELIEKLVEQKVAT; this comes from the exons ATGGCTTCTGTTTCAGCTGCTTGTAGTATATTTGGGACATCAATGCAAATCCCTCTGAAGAGTAATTCCAGACAG ATAACTATCCAGAATACTAGGATGGTATCCTTTGGTTGGGCAACAACCGGCGCCGGTTTGCCTCGCAATATCAGAGTTCCAAGATTCCAGATTTGTGCT TTGAAGTCGGAGACGGTGGATAAAATATGTGGCATAGTGAAGGAGCAACTGGCTTTAACCGCTGATGTTGCAGTCACCCCTGATAGCAAATTCTCAGATCTCGGTGCTGATTCTCTCGACACT GTTGAAATAGTGATGAAGTTGGAGGAGGAGTTTGATATCACTGTGCCGGAAGATAATTCAGGCAATATAGCAACCATAAAAGAAGCCGCTGAATTGATCGAGAAACTTGTTGAGCAGAAGGTTGCTACTTAG
- the LOC142542394 gene encoding uncharacterized protein LOC142542394 isoform X2, translating into MGRLRAKSDYEGIRNARISENQARLASLGLQKTILELRSLSSSAKSERTLVRKYCKVDYRSTPLRRSARLSGKSPTSQVRGSTGNSKEKNPGNGFRGRPKRGGSLLAISPEALARRCERKGRGSMYNPGNSKEKNHGNGFRGRPKRGGSLLMISPEALARRCERKGRGSLYNPVYGICCHFCRQKKLCGEEDCKHCGYLDMDEPCTGKTDCSNCHSSNGILCRACLKVRYGEEMEEVRANKEWICPHCVEDKGVNLFGYVIVHCCLKQRKMVPTGIAIYRARKMGYKSVAHMLMEELARADKSRR; encoded by the exons ATGGGAAGACTGCGAGCAAAATCTGATTACGAAGGAATCAGAAACGCCCGTATTTCTGAAAACCAG GCTCGATTGGCTTCTTTGGGCCTGCAAAAGACCATCTTGGAACTGCGTTCCCTTTCATCTTCGGCCAAATCTGAAAGAACCCTAGTCAGAAAATACTGTAAAGTTGATTACAGATCCACCCCTTTGCGCCGTTCCGCCCGATTGAGTGGAAAATCACCCACGTCTCAAG TTAGGGGTAGTACTGGAAACAGCAAGGAAAAAAATCCTGGAAATGGATTTCGGGGGAGGCCTAAAAGGGGAGGGAGCTTGCTCGCGATTTCACCGGAAGCTTTGGCTCGACGTTGTGAGAGAAAAGGCAGGGGGAGTATGTATAATCCTGGAAACAGCAAGGAAAAAAATCATGGAAATGGATTTCGGGGGAGGCCTAAAAGGGGAGGGAGCTTGCTCATGATTTCACCGGAAGCTTTGGCTCGACGTTGTGAGAGAAAAGGCAGGGGGAGTTTGTATAATCCTGTCTATGGCATTTGCTGCCATTTCTGCAG GCAAAAGAAACTGTGTGGTGAAGAAGACTGCAAACATTGTGGTTATCTTGACATGGACGAACCATGTACAG GCAAAACCGACTGCTCAAATTGTCATTCTAGTAATGGTATTCTTTGCCGAGCTTGTCTCAAGGTCAGGTATGGTGAAG AAATGGAGGAAGTTAGGGCGAACAAAGAATGGATTTGCCCTCACTGCGTGGAAGACAAAGGAGTCAACCTTTTTGGATATGTAATAG TTCATTGCTGCCTGAAGCAGCGAAAGATGGTTCCAACCGGGATAGCGATATACAGAG CTCGAAAAATGGGATACAAATCAGTGGCGCATATGTTGATGGAGGAGCTTGCACGAGCTGATAAAAGTAGACGATGA
- the LOC142542394 gene encoding uncharacterized protein LOC142542394 isoform X5, producing the protein MGRLRAKSDYEGIRNARISENQARLASLGLQKTILELRSLSSSAKSERTLVRKYCKVDYRSTPLRRSARLSGKSPTSQGELELLKVRGSTGNSKEKNPGNGFRGRPKRGGSLLAISPEALARRCERKGRGSMYNPGNSKEKNHGNGFRGRPKRGGSLLMISPEALARRCERKGRGSLYNPVYGICCHFCRQKKLCGEEDCKHCGYLDMDEPCTGKTDCSNCHSSNGILCRACLKVRYGEEMEEVRANKEWICPHCVEDKGVNLFGYVIGKFSVYSERWFQPG; encoded by the exons ATGGGAAGACTGCGAGCAAAATCTGATTACGAAGGAATCAGAAACGCCCGTATTTCTGAAAACCAG GCTCGATTGGCTTCTTTGGGCCTGCAAAAGACCATCTTGGAACTGCGTTCCCTTTCATCTTCGGCCAAATCTGAAAGAACCCTAGTCAGAAAATACTGTAAAGTTGATTACAGATCCACCCCTTTGCGCCGTTCCGCCCGATTGAGTGGAAAATCACCCACGTCTCAAG GGGAATTGGAGCTTTTGAAAGTTAGGGGTAGTACTGGAAACAGCAAGGAAAAAAATCCTGGAAATGGATTTCGGGGGAGGCCTAAAAGGGGAGGGAGCTTGCTCGCGATTTCACCGGAAGCTTTGGCTCGACGTTGTGAGAGAAAAGGCAGGGGGAGTATGTATAATCCTGGAAACAGCAAGGAAAAAAATCATGGAAATGGATTTCGGGGGAGGCCTAAAAGGGGAGGGAGCTTGCTCATGATTTCACCGGAAGCTTTGGCTCGACGTTGTGAGAGAAAAGGCAGGGGGAGTTTGTATAATCCTGTCTATGGCATTTGCTGCCATTTCTGCAG GCAAAAGAAACTGTGTGGTGAAGAAGACTGCAAACATTGTGGTTATCTTGACATGGACGAACCATGTACAG GCAAAACCGACTGCTCAAATTGTCATTCTAGTAATGGTATTCTTTGCCGAGCTTGTCTCAAGGTCAGGTATGGTGAAG AAATGGAGGAAGTTAGGGCGAACAAAGAATGGATTTGCCCTCACTGCGTGGAAGACAAAGGAGTCAACCTTTTTGGATATGTAATAGGTAAGTTTTCTGTCTA CAGCGAAAGATGGTTCCAACCGGGATAG
- the LOC142542396 gene encoding dual specificity protein phosphatase PHS1-like isoform X1, whose product MATDSDTFQKEEDEKELDLVNDVQEAPLPLTVTSRVLYMLGDITAGPAYRFAQWLELVRKRSSKYPASGFPHRLQRQESIHMSQEENNLDSKTASTSERAPEISLWERLGKSGIMDIKSTSFSWSTLSSLHHTEHSSSTEQSEDEMNKALEVTVNSGGVVFFALFNQPENNEPSSTEAAAVIKFSSSRMATQSERLGYEFAKWLGVQTPQARVIHNSSSEWLQIKEAAEKAKDAAMRERDEIGEMTCSELLEALELSRGLLLMNYVHGSPLLECSNAFESLEAAEKTSAALGRILMLDLVIRNEDRLPCRHLRWRGNFANLLLSEKVVRVNNDALEVAFNSAIKKYRPKVIRALQKERRATSVDCRFSPPHPGLVSQSSDISDITESPKSGTMSVASLALNESSGSDLHIVAIDSGVPRRPPAGKLASDQANYPKLVELLINCPEYASDLLREITGGKLESLPLDTDTETDLRRNEINSVVVEFRNGFRAALRDLQGFHMFLLTLNQKLDSLLRAFLNIIDKSSGDLDKEDLVVPESPSLAKEMEVHCPSPGTDSILVDDNSNLNDLESQRTPPRPPSSGFKESSEYSPIPRDSSHGKFSKGSGEPLGSLRLTSKIRDFYRFAKVDAELNKELEKWNDMLKNDAVKLCQENNFITGFFEGSDSHGVVDAYELKVRLEHILERIGLISDAANTEKPSEISAGLFIGGALAARSVYTLQHLGITHILCLCSNEIGQSDSQFPEFFEYQNFYIYDNEDANISNIFQEAHDFIDSVEQIRGKVLVHCFEGKSRSATLVLAYLMLRKNFSLLEAWNALKRVHRRAQPNDGFARILLNLDRKLHGRVSMEWQQRRPTMKVCPICGKIAGLSSNSLKLHLQKAHKKLSSGSVDSAMTMEIRKALDALKISRGGSVSPTQRQSHSMIDE is encoded by the exons ATGGCTACGGATTCAGACACATTCCAA AAAGAGGAGGATGAGAAGGAGTTAGATTTGGTGAACGACGTGCAGGAGGCCCCGTTGCCGCTTACTGTCACTTCAAGG GTGTTGTATATGTTGGGGGATATAACTGCCGGACCCGCTTATCGATTTGCACAATGGTTGGAGTTGGTCCGTAAACGGAGCAGCAAGTATCCGGCATCGGGGTTTCCCCATCGACTTCAACGTCAGGAGAGCATACACATGAG TCAAGAAGAAAATAATCTTGATTCAAAAACTGCCTCAACTTCTGAACGAGCTCCAGAAATCAGTTTGTGGGAAAGACTTGGTAAATCTGGCATTATGGACATCAAATCAACTTCCTTCTCCTGGAGCACCCTTTCTTCTCTTCACCACACAGAGCATAGCAGCAGCACTGAGCAATCCGAAGATGAGATGAATAAAGCATTAGAG GTCACTGTTAATTCTGGTGGCGTGGTGTTTTTCGCTCTATTCAACCAACCAGAAAACAACGAACCTTCTTCCACGGAAGCTGCAGCTGTTATAAAGTTCTCCTCATCAAGGATGGCCACCCAGTCTGAACGACTTGGGTATGAATTTGCGAAGTGGCTCGGTGTTCAAACTCCACAA GCTAGAGTCATTCACAATTCAAGTTCTGAATGGCTGCAAATTAAGGAGGCTGCAGAAAAAGCAAAAGATGCAGCTATGAGAGAaagggatgagattggtgagatgACGTGTTCAGAACTCCTGGAAGCTCTGGAGCTTAGTCGCGGCCTTTTACTTATGAA TTATGTGCATGGATCTCCTCTGTTGGAATGTTCAAATGCATTTGAGTCACTTGAAGCTGCAGAAAAGACTTCCGCAGCCCTGGGAAGAATTTTGATGTTGGACCTTGTTATAAGAAATGAGGATCGTCTACCTTGTCGCCATCTCAGGTGGCGTGGGAACTTTGCCAATTTACTCTTGTCTGAAAAAGTAGTTAGAGTAAACAACGATGCTCTGGAGGTAGCTTTTAATTCTGCAATCAAGAAATATAGACCCAAAGTGATTCGGGCACTTCAAAAAGAAAGAAGAGCAACTTCTGTTGACTGTAGATTTAGCCCTCCTCATCCAGGATTGGTATCACAGTCTTCTGATATTTCCGACATAACCGAATCTCCAAAATCTGGTACTATGAGTGTAGCGAGTCTCGCTTTGAATGAGTCATCTGGTTCTGATTTGCATATTGTGGCAATCGACTCTGGAGTTCCTCGGAGGCCGCCAGCAGGGAAACTTGCAAGTGACCAAGCAAATTACCCGAAGCTCGTCGAGCTACTCATAAACTGCCCCGAGTATGCGTCAGACTTGTTGCGTGAAATAACTGGAGGAAAACTAGAATCTTTACCACTTGATACCGATACCGAGACTGATTTACGCAGAAATGAAATAAATTCAGTTGTGGTTGAATTCAGAAATGGGTTTCGAGCAGCACTCAGAGACTTGCAGGGATTTCACATGTTTCTTCTCACACTTAACCAGAAACTAGATAGTTTGTTACGTGCTTTTCTCAATATCATTGACAAATCTTCTGGAGACCTTGACAAAGAGGATTTGGTGGTTCCTGAATCCCCGTCACTTGCTAAAGAGATGGAGGTCCATTGTCCTTCCCCAGGCACGGATAGTATTCTTGTTGATGACAATTCGAATTTGAATGATTTAGAATCACAGCGAACACCTCCCAGGCCACCATCTTCTGGATTTAAAGAAAGTTCTGAATATTCTCCGATACCACGTGATAGTTCACATGGGAAATTTAGTAAAGGAAGTGGTGAACCATTAGGTAGCTTGAGATTAACGTCAAAGATTCGCGACTTTTACCGATTTGCAAAG GTGGATGCAGAATTAAATAAAGAATTGGAAAAATGGAACGATATGCTTAAAAACGATGCAGTTAAACTTTGCCAGGAAAACAATTTCATCACTGGATTTTTTGAAGGTAGTGATAGCCATGGTGTGGTGGATGCTTATGAGTTGAAG GTGAGGCTTGAACACATTCTCGAGAGAATAGGGTTGATATCTGATGCAGCAAATACTGAAAAACCAtcagaaatctcagctggtcTGTTCATTGGCGGTGCACTCGCTGCTCGATCCGTATACACTCTGCAGCATTTAGGGATTACCCACATTTTGTGCCTGTGCTCCAATGAAATTGGGCAGTCAGATTCTCAGTTTCCTGAGTTTTTTGAATACCAAAATTTTTAT ATATATGATAATGAAGACGCAAATATCAGTAATATCTTTCAAGAAGCTCATGATTTCATTGACAGTGTTGAACAAATTCGTGGGAAAGTTCTGGTTCACTGCTTTGAAGGAAAGAGTAGAAGTGCGACTCTAGTTCTGGCTTATTTAATGCTCCGGAA AAACTTTTCTCTATTGGAAGCATGGAATGCACTGAAAAGAGTTCATCGTAGAGCCCAACCTAATGATGGCTTTGCGAGGATTCTTTTAAACCTGGATCGAAAGTTGCACGGCAGAGTTTCTATGGAATGGCAACAACGCAGACCAACAATGAAGGTTTGCCCCATCTGTGGAAAGATTGCTGGCTTAAGCAGCAATTCTTTGAAGCTTCATTTACAGAAAGCTCACAAGAAACTATCATCCGGCAGTGTGGACAGTGCTATGACTATGGAGATACGGAAGGCTTTGGATGCACTCAAAATAAGTCGAGGAGGAAGTGTCAGCCCGACTCAGAGACAATCTCATTCCATGATCGATGAATAG